In a genomic window of Strongyloides ratti genome assembly S_ratti_ED321, scaffold srae_chrx_scaffold0000006:
- a CDS encoding Fads2 protein, with the protein MVLRTLDKSDFRLKIDGKWILITTSFLENHPGGSAILTYKNRDASTVFHTFHGGSKIAYKQLEELKKTSLVDGPEEEPEAILTYLDKINIGEFNITEEKCNEINKNFNRFRMDVRRAGYFNANNLFFIRKFFEAIGIILMGYFLQSKEWYILSALCMGLAWQQLGWMIHEYAHNQHFKNHWYNDILSYIVGNFLQGFSSGGWKEQHNIHHAATNIVGRDGDLDLLPFWATVASDLKVIDLNHWTALLLPYQHIYWSIGLPFLRLSWLLQSIQFVVAMPNHFYKCNREKAIYEQIGLLGHWIMTFIQLYYLPNWEIRVMFFFVSQLFGGFLLAHVVTYNHYSTDKFNFGDRILETYACLQLYTTRNMRPGLFIDWLWGGLNYQIEHHLFPTMPRHNLSKVMPLVKKFCKENDLPYMVDDYYTGWKKEIEQMRNVAVVAKKMLKKFV; encoded by the exons atggTTCTCCGAACACTGGATAAATCTGATTTTCGTCTGAAAATTGATGGAAAATGGATTTTAATTACAACatcttttttagaaaatCATCCTGGTGGATCAGCTATTttaacttataaaaatagagATGCATCAACTGTTTTTCATACTTTTCATGGAGGATCAAAAATTGCTTACAAACAATTAGAAGAATTGAAAAAAACATCATTAGTTGATGGTCCTGAAGAAGAACCTGAG gcaattttaacatatcttgataaaattaatattggTGAATTTAACATAACAGAAGAAAAAtgtaatgaaataaataaaaattttaatcgTTTTCGCATGGATGTACGAAGAGCGGGTTATTTTAATgctaacaatttattttttattagaaaattttttgaagcaattggaattattttgatgggttattttttacaatctAAAGAATGGTACATTTTATCAGCTTTATGTATGGGATTAGCATGGCAACAACTTGGATGGATGATCCATGAATATGCTCATAAtcaacattttaaaaatcattggtataatgatatattatcTTATATTGTTGGTAATTTTTTACAAGGTTTTTCATCTGGTGGTTGGAAAGAACAACATAATATTCATCATGCTGCAACAAATATTGTTGGTAGAGATGGTGATTTAGATTTATTACCATTTTGGGCTACTGTTGCTAGTGATCTTAAAGTTATAGATTTAAATCATTGGACAGCATTATTATTACCATATCAACATATATATTGGAGTATAGGATTACCATTTTTAAGATTAAGTTGGCTTTTACAATCAATTCAATTTGTTGTAGCTATGccaaatcatttttataaatgtaatagAGAAAAAGCTATATATGAACAAATAGGTTTATTAGGACATTGGATTATGACATTTATTCAATTATATTACCTTCCAAATTGGGAAATTCGTGTAATGTTTTTCTTTGTATCTCAATTATTTGGTGGATTTTTATTAGCACATGTTGTTACATATAATCATTACTCAACAGATAAATTTAACT ttggTGATAGAATTCTTGAGACATATGCTTGTCTACAACTTTATACAACTAGAAATATGCGTCCAGGATTATTTATAGATTGGTTATGGGGTGgattaaattatcaaatagaACATCATTTATTCCCAACAATGCCTCGTCATAATTTAAGTAAGGTAATGCCacttgttaaaaaattttgtaaagaAAATGATTTACCATATATGGTTGATGATTATTATACTGGTTggaaaaaagaaattgaacAAATGAGAAATGTAGCTGTTGTTGCAAAAAAAAtgcttaaaaaatttgtttaa